One window of Salegentibacter sp. Hel_I_6 genomic DNA carries:
- the mnmD gene encoding tRNA (5-methylaminomethyl-2-thiouridine)(34)-methyltransferase MnmD, which yields MERKIIKTGDGSVTIHLSEWDEQYHSKHGAIQEAQHVFIKMGLENWLANNNQKELTVLEIGFGTGLNAFIAFLEAKKLQLKIDYTGVEAYPVSEDEIKELNYTKMLSAEKEVDSFQKMHSIPWNSPHIISENFQLEKQQKRFEEIEDLNKYDLVFFDAFGARVQPELWTEEIFLKMFSAMKKKAVLVTYSAKGSVRRAIQTAGFIVERLPGPPGKREMLRALKK from the coding sequence TTGGAACGAAAGATCATTAAAACAGGGGATGGATCGGTCACTATTCATTTAAGCGAATGGGATGAGCAATACCATTCTAAACATGGTGCGATACAGGAAGCACAACACGTTTTTATAAAAATGGGGCTAGAAAATTGGTTAGCAAACAACAACCAAAAAGAACTTACAGTCCTAGAAATAGGCTTTGGTACGGGGCTCAATGCATTCATCGCATTTTTAGAAGCTAAAAAACTTCAGCTTAAAATTGATTATACCGGGGTAGAAGCATACCCGGTTTCAGAAGATGAAATTAAAGAACTGAATTACACCAAAATGCTTTCCGCAGAAAAGGAAGTTGATTCTTTTCAAAAAATGCATTCCATTCCATGGAATAGTCCACATATAATTTCTGAAAATTTTCAGCTTGAAAAACAACAAAAACGTTTTGAAGAAATTGAGGACCTTAATAAATATGATTTAGTGTTTTTTGATGCTTTTGGCGCTAGAGTGCAACCCGAACTTTGGACAGAAGAAATCTTTCTGAAAATGTTTTCGGCGATGAAAAAAAAGGCGGTTTTGGTAACGTATTCTGCAAAAGGGAGTGTAAGAAGAGCTATACAAACTGCAGGTTTTATCGTTGAAAGGCTTCCCGGCCCTCCAGGTAAGCGGGAAATGTTAAGGGCATTAAAAAAGTAG
- a CDS encoding DUF4920 domain-containing protein produces MRKIASLLALAVIFIACKNEKSNDKPEIIAENNSAEYISFGEKISVENTLTAAEALERFNSLSPGDTLELKFSSTINSVCKMKGCWMILELPGEDDVRVTFKDYGFFVPKDSENTEVIVEGKAFLNEMSVEDQKHYAEDEGRSEAEISAITSPEISKAFIANAVLLKE; encoded by the coding sequence ATGAGAAAAATAGCGTCTTTATTAGCCCTGGCGGTAATTTTTATTGCCTGTAAAAATGAAAAATCTAATGATAAGCCTGAAATTATAGCTGAAAATAATTCTGCTGAATACATTTCTTTTGGGGAGAAGATTTCAGTAGAGAATACTTTGACCGCGGCGGAAGCTCTGGAAAGATTCAATTCGCTATCCCCCGGTGATACCTTAGAATTAAAATTTAGCTCCACTATAAACAGCGTTTGTAAAATGAAAGGATGTTGGATGATTTTAGAACTTCCGGGGGAAGATGATGTGCGTGTAACTTTCAAGGACTACGGATTTTTTGTTCCGAAAGACAGTGAAAATACAGAGGTTATCGTTGAAGGAAAGGCTTTTTTAAATGAAATGAGCGTGGAAGATCAAAAGCATTATGCCGAAGATGAAGGGAGATCTGAAGCTGAAATCTCTGCAATTACTTCGCCTGAAATTTCTAAGGCATTTATAGCGAATGCAGTACTTTTAAAAGAATAA
- a CDS encoding branched-chain amino acid aminotransferase: protein MKYDTDQLEITKVQKSKIEEVNFDNLVFGEVFTDHMFMCDYENGQWQNPKIKPYGPIQLDPSAKVFHYGQAVFEGMKAYKDENEKIWLFRPDENYKRINKSSARLAIPEFPEEFFFNGLEELLKIEKDWIKKGFGNSLYIRPFVIATEECVSANPATKYKFMIICSPAQAYYSGEVRVQFSEKYSRAADGGVGAAKAAGNYAAQFYPTNLAKEAGFQQIIWTDANTHEFLEEAGTMNIFFRVGDKLITAPTSDRILDGVTRKSVLDLAKDLNIETEVRRVKVSEIVEAAKKGELKEIFGSGTATVINPIAGFGYKGEKFELPKMEDSYGKSFKDRLMKIQYNQAEDKHGWRYEVK, encoded by the coding sequence ATGAAATACGATACTGACCAGCTCGAAATTACCAAAGTCCAAAAATCTAAGATTGAAGAAGTAAATTTTGACAATCTGGTTTTTGGAGAAGTTTTCACAGATCATATGTTTATGTGTGATTATGAAAATGGCCAATGGCAAAATCCTAAAATTAAGCCTTATGGACCTATTCAACTGGATCCTTCAGCCAAAGTGTTTCATTATGGACAGGCCGTTTTTGAAGGAATGAAAGCCTATAAAGATGAAAATGAAAAGATTTGGCTTTTTAGACCAGATGAAAATTACAAACGTATTAATAAATCTAGTGCAAGGCTTGCTATACCAGAGTTTCCAGAAGAATTTTTCTTTAATGGACTTGAAGAATTATTAAAAATTGAAAAAGATTGGATTAAAAAAGGCTTTGGAAACTCGCTTTATATTAGACCTTTTGTAATAGCTACTGAAGAATGCGTTTCGGCCAATCCCGCTACAAAATATAAATTCATGATTATTTGCTCTCCCGCCCAGGCTTATTACAGCGGTGAAGTAAGGGTACAATTTTCAGAAAAATACAGCCGCGCTGCCGATGGTGGCGTAGGAGCTGCCAAAGCAGCAGGAAATTATGCAGCACAATTCTACCCTACCAATCTTGCAAAAGAAGCTGGCTTTCAGCAAATAATATGGACTGATGCTAATACCCATGAATTTTTGGAAGAAGCCGGAACGATGAATATTTTCTTTAGAGTTGGAGATAAACTTATTACAGCCCCAACCAGCGATAGAATTTTGGATGGAGTGACGCGAAAAAGCGTTCTAGATCTTGCAAAAGATCTTAATATTGAAACTGAAGTTAGGCGAGTAAAAGTTTCTGAAATTGTAGAAGCCGCCAAAAAGGGTGAACTTAAAGAGATCTTTGGCTCTGGTACCGCAACGGTTATTAATCCTATCGCAGGTTTTGGATATAAAGGTGAAAAGTTTGAGCTGCCAAAAATGGAAGATTCTTACGGAAAATCTTTTAAAGATCGCTTAATGAAAATCCAATACAACCAGGCCGAAGACAAGCACGGCTGGAGATATGAGGTGAAATAA
- a CDS encoding nucleoside triphosphate pyrophosphohydrolase family protein encodes MKKRLAAVKEFHKTFKLGIGEKPIPSLGLEKNRLRYELMKEENEEYLLAANNGDLTEVADALGDMLYVLCGTIIEHGLENKIEAVFEEIQYSNMSKLNENGEPIYNENGKVIKGPNYCRPNIERALNND; translated from the coding sequence ATGAAAAAAAGATTAGCTGCGGTAAAAGAGTTTCATAAAACTTTTAAACTGGGAATAGGAGAAAAACCAATTCCTTCACTTGGTTTAGAGAAAAACCGATTACGTTACGAACTAATGAAAGAAGAAAATGAAGAATATCTTCTAGCGGCCAACAATGGGGATCTCACAGAAGTTGCCGATGCCCTGGGCGATATGCTCTACGTTTTATGCGGAACTATTATTGAACACGGCCTTGAAAATAAAATCGAAGCTGTTTTTGAAGAAATTCAATATAGTAATATGAGTAAGCTTAATGAAAACGGGGAACCAATTTACAATGAAAATGGGAAAGTGATTAAAGGTCCAAATTATTGCAGACCTAATATAGAAAGGGCTCTAAACAATGATTAA
- a CDS encoding GyrI-like domain-containing protein produces MKILKYFFFLLLILIIAGSIYIATKDGDYQVEETKVITAPVEMVFQEVNEYKNWENWEPWSAEADDMIIEYGAKTSGDSASYSWKSESAGDGEIRTIAVKPYSEIEQEITFKTSFGESTSQGYWKFNEIENGTEVTWGIKGHQSFMEKLAFTFQDESISEMMRPMFQKGLNNMESVVLNKMDKYAINIDGIIQHGGGYFMYTTTASKISQVDEKMVSMIQEVSSYMEENDIEKSGNPFVLYNDLNEESGTAIFSAGIFTPSEVITPNASEILNGFMPNQKVLKTTLKGDYKNLKEAWATAYNYTKENNLEIAEDAKTFEVHLTSPEKVANPAKWITHLYIPVK; encoded by the coding sequence ATGAAAATATTAAAATACTTTTTCTTTCTCTTACTTATCCTAATAATTGCGGGTTCCATTTATATCGCTACGAAAGATGGTGATTACCAGGTTGAAGAAACCAAAGTAATTACAGCTCCTGTAGAAATGGTGTTTCAGGAAGTTAATGAATATAAGAATTGGGAAAACTGGGAACCCTGGTCAGCTGAAGCCGATGATATGATCATTGAATATGGCGCAAAAACTAGCGGAGATAGTGCTTCTTATTCCTGGAAAAGTGAAAGCGCTGGTGATGGTGAGATAAGAACCATTGCAGTCAAACCTTACTCTGAAATAGAACAGGAAATCACTTTTAAAACTTCCTTTGGAGAATCTACCAGCCAGGGATATTGGAAATTTAATGAAATTGAGAATGGCACCGAAGTAACCTGGGGTATAAAAGGCCACCAAAGTTTTATGGAAAAACTGGCTTTTACTTTTCAGGACGAAAGCATTAGCGAAATGATGCGCCCAATGTTTCAAAAAGGACTTAATAATATGGAAAGCGTTGTTTTAAATAAAATGGATAAATACGCTATAAATATAGACGGAATAATTCAGCACGGAGGCGGTTATTTTATGTACACCACCACAGCCAGTAAAATAAGCCAGGTAGATGAAAAAATGGTTTCCATGATTCAGGAAGTTTCTTCTTATATGGAGGAAAACGATATTGAAAAGAGCGGAAATCCTTTTGTTTTATATAATGATTTGAATGAAGAATCTGGTACCGCTATTTTTTCTGCAGGTATCTTTACCCCAAGCGAAGTAATTACACCAAATGCCAGTGAAATATTGAACGGTTTTATGCCGAACCAAAAAGTTTTAAAAACTACTTTAAAAGGTGACTACAAGAATTTAAAGGAGGCCTGGGCCACGGCGTACAACTATACTAAAGAAAACAATCTTGAAATTGCAGAAGACGCTAAAACTTTTGAAGTTCATCTCACTTCTCCAGAAAAAGTTGCAAATCCTGCAAAATGGATTACCCATCTTTATATCCCGGTAAAATAA
- the crcB gene encoding fluoride efflux transporter CrcB: MLKQLILVFIGGGLGSVLRYLVSKNLNFENVLIPFGTFTVNILGSLLLGFILGIAARTEIFNSNTVLLFAVGFCGGFTTFSSFAFENQALLRSGDYLNFFFYAFGSIILGILAVFLGLFLSKLT, translated from the coding sequence ATGCTTAAACAGCTTATATTGGTTTTTATTGGTGGTGGACTTGGGAGTGTTTTACGCTACTTGGTGAGTAAAAATTTAAATTTTGAGAATGTATTAATACCTTTTGGAACCTTTACTGTAAACATTCTTGGCAGTTTACTTCTCGGTTTCATTCTTGGCATTGCCGCCCGCACTGAAATATTTAATTCAAATACCGTTTTATTATTCGCTGTTGGATTTTGTGGTGGCTTTACGACATTTTCCAGTTTCGCTTTTGAAAACCAGGCACTTTTACGTTCTGGAGATTACTTAAATTTCTTTTTTTATGCTTTTGGAAGCATAATTCTAGGAATTTTGGCTGTTTTTTTAGGTCTTTTTCTCTCCAAATTAACCTAA
- a CDS encoding P-II family nitrogen regulator, with amino-acid sequence MKKIEAVIRKSRFDEVKKALHETEVNFFSYWDVTGVGNEKQGHVYRGVSYSTSDIQRRKISLVVSDENVDSTVETILKAAHTGSVGDGKVFVSPVEEAYRIRTKEKGKDSLS; translated from the coding sequence ATGAAGAAAATAGAAGCAGTAATTAGAAAATCCAGGTTCGATGAAGTTAAGAAAGCACTGCACGAAACTGAAGTCAATTTTTTTAGCTATTGGGATGTTACCGGAGTAGGTAATGAGAAACAAGGCCACGTTTATAGAGGCGTGTCTTACAGCACTAGCGATATTCAAAGACGTAAAATTTCATTGGTAGTTTCAGATGAGAATGTAGATAGCACGGTAGAAACTATTTTAAAAGCCGCCCATACTGGTTCTGTAGGAGATGGAAAAGTCTTTGTATCACCGGTAGAGGAAGCTTATCGTATAAGAACAAAAGAAAAAGGAAAAGACTCACTTTCCTAA
- a CDS encoding ammonium transporter: protein MELLTTNNVWMMVCTALVFFMHLGFSLLEVGLTRQKNAINILFKNVFIICAGLLFYSLLGFNLMYPDSFYAGVIPDYFFGLFGLEAPLADGSLDLDYNQGYTYWTDFLFQGMFAATAATIVSGAVAERIKLGSFMLFSVIYITLVYPIVGSWKWGGGFLDELGFYDFAGSTLVHSVGGWAALIAIYLLGARLGKFGKDGQSHAIPGHNIPLATAGVFILWLGWFGFNGGSVLSADPALTSITLVTTCLAAAAGGISAFLVSTIAYKNYDLTMFLNGILGGLVGITAGADLMSPLDAVLIGLVAGGVIVFGVSLIDRIKLDDPVGAVAVHLACGIWGTMAVGIFGSLAGFDQFLSQLAGIGIVGAFCCTSAFILLKIIKSTMGLRMEEREETEGLDVHEHGMDAYAEFGTANDR, encoded by the coding sequence ATGGAATTACTTACAACTAACAATGTTTGGATGATGGTGTGTACTGCCCTGGTATTTTTTATGCACCTGGGTTTCTCACTGCTTGAAGTTGGTTTAACACGCCAAAAAAATGCAATTAATATCCTTTTTAAAAATGTATTTATAATCTGTGCAGGTTTATTGTTTTATAGCCTATTAGGTTTTAACCTGATGTATCCAGATTCTTTTTATGCCGGGGTTATCCCAGATTATTTCTTTGGTTTATTTGGTTTAGAAGCTCCCCTGGCAGATGGCTCTTTAGACTTAGACTATAATCAAGGTTATACCTATTGGACTGATTTTTTATTCCAGGGAATGTTTGCTGCAACCGCTGCAACTATTGTTTCCGGGGCGGTAGCTGAAAGAATTAAGCTGGGAAGTTTTATGCTTTTCTCTGTGATTTATATTACGCTGGTTTACCCTATTGTAGGATCCTGGAAATGGGGGGGCGGATTCTTAGATGAACTTGGCTTTTATGATTTTGCAGGTTCTACCCTTGTACATTCGGTAGGCGGTTGGGCTGCACTTATAGCTATTTATTTATTAGGAGCTCGATTAGGGAAATTTGGCAAAGACGGGCAGTCTCACGCCATCCCCGGGCACAATATACCTTTGGCCACTGCAGGGGTCTTTATACTATGGTTAGGATGGTTTGGTTTTAATGGAGGTTCTGTCCTTTCTGCCGATCCAGCTTTAACTTCCATAACTCTGGTCACTACCTGTCTTGCGGCGGCAGCTGGAGGGATATCAGCATTTTTAGTGAGTACTATAGCTTATAAGAATTATGACCTTACCATGTTTCTTAACGGAATTTTAGGCGGCCTGGTTGGTATTACTGCTGGAGCCGACCTTATGAGCCCTTTAGATGCCGTTCTAATTGGCCTCGTTGCAGGAGGCGTTATTGTCTTTGGCGTTTCACTAATTGACAGAATTAAACTAGATGACCCAGTTGGTGCCGTAGCTGTACACCTTGCCTGCGGAATATGGGGCACCATGGCGGTTGGCATCTTTGGAAGCCTGGCCGGTTTTGATCAATTCTTATCCCAATTAGCAGGAATTGGAATTGTAGGAGCTTTCTGTTGTACTTCGGCATTTATTCTATTAAAAATCATCAAATCCACCATGGGATTACGAATGGAAGAAAGAGAAGAAACTGAAGGCCTTGATGTTCACGAACACGGAATGGATGCCTATGCTGAATTTGGCACGGCAAACGACCGATAG